In Apium graveolens cultivar Ventura chromosome 10, ASM990537v1, whole genome shotgun sequence, the following are encoded in one genomic region:
- the LOC141693037 gene encoding phosphoinositide phospholipase C 2-like has protein sequence MASSKQTYKVCFCFRRRFRLAAAEAPAEIKSMFDRYSENGVMTVPHLLRFLVEEQGETNASLEDAQALFDKLHELKILNIFHRKGLNVEAFFKYLFNDVNPPMSSSREIHQDMDAPLSHYFIFTGHNSYLTGNQLSSDCSDVPIIKALERGVRVIELDIWPNSTGDDVNVLHGRTLTTPVKLLKCLGSIKEHAFTASEYPVVITLEDHLTPDLQAKVAEMVTQTFGEALFTPDSDCLKEFPSPKFLKRKFIISTKPPKEYLQAKKVDGDEKNGSQKEKEVTDEGAWGKELSSSRYGTNQDKDNFDEFESPDEEEDEDDDKACQKTAPEYRRLIAIHAGKGKGGLDDWLKVDPEKVRRLSLSEPELEKAVTTHGKAIVRFTQRNILRVYPKGIRFDSSNYNPLIAWTHGAQMVAFNMQGYGRSLWLMHGMFRANGGCGYVKKPDFLLKTGPHDEVFDPETALPVKKTLKVTVYMGEGWYYDFKHTHFDAYSPPDFYARIGIAGVRADTIMKKTKTLEDNWIPNWNEKFEFPLTVPELALLRIEVHEYDMSEKDDFGGQACLPVSELRTGIRSVPLYSRKGDKYNSVKVLMRFEFV, from the exons ATGGCGTCCTCTAAGCAAACCTACAAAGTGTGCTTCTGTTTCCGGCGCCGGTTCCGTCTGGCCGCCGCCGAAGCTCCGGCGGAGATCAAGTCGATGTTCGATCGGTACTCGGAGAACGGCGTGATGACGGTGCCGCATCTACTGAGATTCTTAGTTGAAGAACAAGGAGAGACTAATGCGTCACTGGAAGATGCGCAAGCGTTGTTTGATAAGCTTCATGAGTTGAAGATTTTGAATATTTTTCATCGGAAAGGACTTAATGTTGAAGCGTTCTTTAAGTACTTGTTTAATGATGTTaatcctcctatgtcatcttctcGTGAG ATTCACCAAGACATGGATGCTCCGTTGTCTCATTACTTCATATTCACCGGGCATAATTCATATCTAACCGGGAATCAACTTAGTAGTGATTGCAGTGACGTCCCAATTATAAAAGCACTTGAGAGGGGTGTTAGAGTTATTGAATTAGATATATGGCCCAACTCAACTGGCGATGATGTGAATGTTCTTCATGGAAG GACACTGACCACTCCTGTTAAACTCCTAAAATGTCTGGGTTCTATAAAGGAGCATGCATTTACTGCATCCGAGTATCCTGTTGTAATAACTCTAGAAGACCACCTTACTCCAGATCTTCAAGCTAAAGTAGCCGAA ATGGTGACTCAAACATTTGGAGAGGCATTGTTTACACCTGACTCAGATTGCTTGAAGGAGTTTCCATCACCGAAATTTCTGAAAAGGAAATTTATTATTTCTACTAAACCACCCAAGGAATACCTTCAAGCCAAAAAAGTTGACGGAGATGAGAAAAATGGTTCACAGAAAGAGAAGGAAGTTACTGATGAGGGAGCTTGGGGAAAAGAACTCTCAAGCTCCAGATACGGAACTAATCAAGATAAG GATAATTTCGATGAATTTGAAAGCCCAGACGAGGAAGAGGATGAAGACGATGATAAGGCATGTCAAAAAACAGCACCTGAATACAGGCGTTTGATTGCAATCCATGCAGGAAAAGGGAAAGGAGGATTGGATGATTGGCTGAAGGTGGACCCAGAAAAAGTTAGGCGACTCAGTTTAAGCGAGCCAGAACTTGAAAAGGCTGTAACAACTCATGGAAAAGCTATTGTGAG ATTTACGCAGCGTAATATATTGAGGGTGTACCCGAAGGGTATACGTTTTGACTCTTCTAATTACAATCCACTGATTGCCTGGACACATGGAGCTCAAATGGTTGCTTTTAATATGCAG GGCTATGGAAGATCACTTTGGCTAATGCACGGAATGTTCAGGGCCAATGGTGGTTGTGGTTATGTTAAGAAACCGGACTTCTTATTGAAGACTGGTCCGCACGACGAGGTCTTTGATCCTGAAACTGCACTCCCGGTCAAGAAAACGTTAAAG GTAACTGTATATATGGGTGAAGGCTGGTATTATGACTTCAAGCATACTCATTTTGATGCATACTCCCCTCCAGACTTCTATGCAAGG ATTGGTATTGCTGGTGTCCGTGCTGATACAATAATGAAAAAAACAAAGACACTTGAAGACAACTGGATTCCAAATTGGAATGAGAAGTTTGAGTTCCCATTAACAGTCCCAGAACTGGCTCTCCTTCGAATTGAAGTTCACGAGTATGACATGTCTGAGAAGGATGACTTTGGAGGCCAAGCTTGCCTGCCTGTTTCAGAACTGAGAACTGGTATTCGATCCGTTCCACTCTATAGTAGGAAAGGAGACAAGTACAATTCAGTGAAGGTTCTCATGCGCTTTGAatttgtttga
- the LOC141692970 gene encoding putative serine/threonine-protein kinase-like protein CCR3 has protein sequence MTTPQSTPAVISITLFLFTAVISVNSLSGTTSTLAVISGGSTGPTICGIIANQRTHNIICSQNNNTFNILPEISFTEISGGRNLFCGVRSGGYSLICWNSTFVPKRLYYNENENFTLRNLAVGDNQVCGVINSTRNVVCWRGESPSAVTQFRDFSLGLGFSCGIRENNNRVFCWSSNGTYSNLALFVQNEFANFSMLSVVGGGNFACGFNLSRGLICRGNNRNGELDVPFSGLGDEFRDVVLGRDFGCAIRRVNNTVVCWGGGFREGYRNVSDGVFFESIVAGEDFVCGLTSSNFSVICWGPGWGNVRNEVSLPTILPGSCVREKCECGVYPQSETLCSGNGNICSRCDEVERISPVSPPPFRDDAPSSPSKEISKGLLAFAIVGSAGALLSVCALIYCLWTGACFGHKKIHSSVQPTINGTNSNAHNSNGSPPSRSSTIRRQGSRGWSRQRSGTGGLFGRQRSGTSGLFGRQRSGTSGKYADRAEEFSLSDLVAATNSFSLENKIGAGSFGVVYKGKLPDGREVAIKRGDTSTILKKFQEKESAFDSELAFLSRLHHKHLVRLVGYCEEGDEKLLVYDYMKNGALHDHLHKNNSGLLNSWKMRIKISLDAARGIEYLHNYAVPPIIHRDIKSSNILLDANWTARVSDFGLSLNGPEPDHDYRPTKAAGTVGYIDPEYYGLNVLTAKSDVYGLGVVLLELLTGKRAIFKSDKDEREPTSLVDFAVPAIMSGELMTILDSRVGPPQLNEAEAVELVGYTAMHCVSLEGKDRPTMTDIVSNLERALYLCEDSHGSISSGSISVISE, from the coding sequence ATGACAACGCCGCAGTCAACTCCCGCCGTCATCTCCATCACTCTATTTCTCTTTACCGCCGTTATCTCCGTTAACTCTCTCTCCGGCACCACCTCAACTCTCGCCGTAATCTCCGGCGGCTCCACCGGCCCCACAATCTGCGGCATTATCGCCAACCAACGGACCCACAACATCATCTGCTCTCAAAACAACAACACTTTCAACATCTTGCCGGAAATCTCGTTCACCGAAATTTCCGGCGGCCGGAATTTGTTCTGCGGCGTCAGGTCCGGTGGGTATTCTTTAATTTGCTGGAACAGTACTTTTGTGCCCAAAAGATTGTATTATaatgaaaatgaaaattttaCATTGCGTAATTTAGCTGTAGGTGATAATCAAGTCTGTGGAGTTATTAATAGTACTAGAAATGTTGTTTGTTGGCGCGGTGAGTCACCGAGTGCGGTGACTCAGTTTCGTGATTTTTCGTTAGGTTTAGGGTTTTCTTGTGGAATTAGAGAGAATAATAATAGGGTTTTTTGTTGGAGTAGTAATGGTACTTATTCGAATTTAGCTTTGTTTGTACAAAATGAGTTTGCTAATTTTTCGATGTTGAGTGTTGTTGGTGGTGGAAATTTTGCGTGTGGGTTTAATTTAAGTAGGGGTTTGATTTGTAGAGGGAATAATAGGAATGGTGAATTGGATGTTCCGTTTTCGGGTTTAGGGGATGAGTTTAGGGATGTGGTGTTAGGGAGGGATTTTGGGTGCGCGATTAGGAGGGTTAATAATACGGTTGTGTGTTGGGGAGGGGGGTTTAGGGAGGGTTATAGAAATGTTAGTGATGGGGTTTTTTTTGAGTCTATTGTTGCTGGAGAGGATTTTGTTTGTGGATTGACTAGTAGTAATTTTTCGGTGATTTGTTGGGGGCCGGGGTGGGGTAATGTGAGGAATGAGGTTTCATTGCCGACTATATTGCCAGGGTCCTGTGTTAGGGAAAAATGTGAGTGTGGGGTGTATCCTCAGTCTGAGACGTTATGTTCTGGTAATGGTAATATATGTAGCCGGTGTGATGAGGTGGAAAGGATTTCGCCAGTTTCACCACCACCGTTTCGTGATGATGCACCGTCTTCGCCAAGTAAGGAGATTTCTAAGGGTTTATTGGCATTTGCTATTGTTGGATCTGCTGGAGCTTTATTATCTGTTTGTGCTCTAATTTATTGTTTGTGGACTGGGGCTTGTTTTGGGCACAAGAAAATTCATAGTTCTGTGCAACCGACTATTAATGGGACTAATTCTAATGCTCACAATTCGAATGGGAGTCCGCCTTCAAGGTCTTCCACTATTAGGCGACAGGGTTCTAGAGGATGGAGCCGTCAGAGGAGTGGTACGGGTGGTTTGTTTGGGCGACAGAGAAGTGGAACCTCAGGTTTATTTGGTCGACAGAGGAGTGGAACCTCCGGAAAATATGCAGATAGAGCAGAAGAATTCTCGTTATCGGATCTTGTAGCAGCCACCAATAGTTTCTCACTAGAGAACAAGATTGGTGCTGGTAGTTTTGGTGTTGTGTACAAAGGTAAATTACCGGATGGTCGTGAGGTTGCGATTAAAAGGGGAGATACAAGTACAATTTTGAAGAAGTTTCAAGAGAAAGAGAGTGCTTTTGATTCAGAATTGGCATTCTTGTCTAGGCTGCATCACAAGCACTTGGTCAGGCTTGTTGGTTACTGTGAAGAGGGGGATGAGAAGCTTTTGGTATACGATTACATGAAAAATGGTGCACTTCATGATCATTTGCACAAAAATAATAGTGGCTTACTAAATTCCTGGAAAATGAGGATTAAAATCTCACTAGATGCTGCTCGTGGCATTGAGTATCTCCACAATTATGCAGTTCCACCTATTATCCACCGGGACATCAAGTCTTCAAACATTTTACTGGATGCCAACTGGACTGCAAGAGTATCTGATTTTGGATTGTCGCTAAATGGTCCAGAGCCTGATCATGATTATAGACCAACAAAGGCAGCTGGAACAGTCGGCTACATTGACCCCGAGTACTATGGACTGAATGTTTTAACCGCAAAGAGTGATGTCTATGGTCTTGGTGTGGTGTTGCTAGAACTCTTAACCGGAAAAAGGGCTATATTCAAGAGCGACAAAGATGAACGTGAACCGACAAGCCTGGTAGACTTTGCCGTTCCAGCCATCATGTCAGGAGAACTGATGACAATTTTGGATTCAAGAGTTGGACCGCCACAGCTGAATGAAGCTGAGGCAGTAGAGCTGGTGGGATACACTGCCATGCATTGTGTAAGTTTAGAAGGTAAGGACAGACCTACCATGACCGACATTGTTTCTAATTTGGAACGAGCACTCTATTTATGCGAAGATAGCCATGGCAGCATCTCGAGTGGTTCTATCTCCGTTATTTCAGAGTAA